CAGGTGTCGTCTTGCACATGCCTTTTCCTTGTCCTGTCTCTGCTGCCGTCCCTGGCCACTCCCCTTCTGCACTGTGCCCTGGAGGCCTTGGTTTTGTGGGTACCTGTGAAGAGTTGGGGAATTTTGCCAGGGTGGACTGCGTCGTTTTATAGAAACATGCATTTAAGACCCCCGAGTGCCCGATCTAGATCCCGGGCCATGAGGGGTGAGGGCCACCAGTGCTCCTCTGCCAGAGGGGCAGCGTCCCTGCCAGTGTGCCTGCCCTGTGAGCACACCTGCCGCTTGCGCTCATTCTTCTGGTTAACGTGGGGTGACGGACTCACGAAGGTCCTTCCTAAACTAACTGGCGTCTGGCCTCCAACTGCAGGTATGACCTTGATGCGTGTGACATTCAGGAGAAATACCCAGATTTATTCCAAGTGAacgtggaggtggaggtggagcccAGAGACAGGCCCAGCCGGGAGGCCCCACCCTGGGAGAGCACCAGCATGAGGGGGCTCAACCCCAAAATCCTGTTTTCCAGCCGAGAGGAGCAGCAAGACATTCTGTCTAAATTTGGTGAGATCCGTGAATTTCAGGTACACGGCAGGCGATGCTGTTCTGACATCTGCTGCCATCACCAGACACTGTCGGGGGCGAACTTGCCCCCATTCCCGTGTTGGTCACGCACAGGGCATAGGGAGGCCCAGAGCCCCCCGTGGGACCGTCCCTGACATCAGCTTTCAAGCCTCATGTGCTCGCATTTCCTGGGGTTCACACAGCATGgctgctcccaccccacccaggaccccgggtAGCCCCTGCCCTGAGGAGTCATCTGGGCCCCACTGGGAGGGTCCGGTTGGCATCTCTTGCGTGGTCAGAGGGCTCATTTTCTGGTTGCACATCTGTTTTAAATGCACCTGGAAGAAGTCAAGGCTCTGTTCTGAGCCTGCAAGGCACAGGGGGTGGAGTCTTGCTCAAGGTTGGTCATCTTCTGAGCAGTTAGGGAAAGGGGTACCAGCCACCCGTGGGGGGCAGGGCTCATGGTCCCTGGTTCTTGGTTTGCAGACTTCATGTTCTCTTACGTGAGGACAGCTGAGTGTCTGTCCATGGGGTGTGCATGTGGTGTGTGCCTGTAGTGTGCCTGCGGGGTGTGCATGTGTGGCATGGGGAGTGCACGTGGGGTGTGCGCATGCATGGCGTGTGTGCGTGGGGTGGGCACATGCTGTGTGCCTGTACGGTGTGCCTGCGGGGTGTGTGGTGTGGGGTGTGCCTGCAGCGTGTGCCCATGTGGTGTGGGGTGTGCGCGTGGGGTGAGTCTGTGGGGTGTGCCCGTGGGGTGTGCCCGTGGGTGTGGGGTGTGCGCGTGGGGCAGCCTCCGAGCTGGCACTGGCTGCTGCTCGCAGCCTGGACACCCTGGTCGTCAGGACAGATTCCCAGTGTGGGGACCTGGGCGTGTGGCCTGCCCCTGCACCAGGCACTTTGCAGCCCAGGCCGGGGCCCCCTTGCTGGCTGCTGCGGGCGGTGCGGCAGCCTGGGCTGGGCTTCTGACATGGCCTTCTCCTCGGCAGGGAAGCCGGAGCTCCCCAGGCAGCCCGGCTCCACCGCTCAGTACGACGCCGAGGCAGGGTCCCTGGACGCAGAGCCCACAGAGTCTGATTCACCACAGAGCAGCGGCACTGACACCAGCCACTTCCTCCACACGCTGGATTGGCACGGTGGGTGTGGGCACCTCTGGGGATCTTGCTCTGGGAGCAGCTGCCACAGCCATTCAGGCCGGGACGGCATCTGTGGGAAGTGCTGGCTGCCGAGGCTCACCTGCGTGTCGTCGCCCCTTGGGCCTGAACGCCTCCACCCTGCTCGGCCGTTTAGATCCTCCGCTCTGGGGCTTCCGACGTCGCCTCACCCCGCTGTCCTGTTTGCTGTGCTTTTCAGAGGAGAAAGATACAGAGACGAGTCCAGAAAGTCACTTTGCCAAGGAGAACCTATCAACCCTGGCCGAGGATGCAGGTGGGAGTGAGCCTTCGGACGAGGAAGCAGCCACACCATCCACCGAGAGCAGGGATGCTGCGGATGAGGACACACCAGGGCCAGCGGCGAGGCTGCCAGAGCGAGATTTGATTTTTGATGGGGCCACGCCGGCCACACCGCAGGAGCCCACACGGCAGGAGGACAGTGTCGACCTCCTAGGGCTGCATGCCGAGGCTGGGCTGGCCCCCCCTGTGCAGGCCAGTGGGGCAGCCCCCAGCACCGCCGACCTGCTCAGCCGCCTCCTGGGGGGCCCTGACGCTGCTCCGGAGGTGCCCCCGGGTGACCTGCTGGGTGGAGAGGCTCCCCTCCTCTTCGCAAGCCCAGCCCCCTCCTCGAGCGCACAGAGCCCGCCCCGCGAGGGGCCAGCTGGTACGTTTGTCCGTCCAGTGTCCAGCGGGGCGAGCGGTGGTGTGGCCTTGCTGTCAGGGTTCCCCGGGAGGGTCTGCTGAGGACAGTCGGGGTGGGGTCAGCCTGGCCCCTCGGCCACCCTCACCCGCTGGAGGCGCAGCCCAGCCCGGCGTGCTGGAGGAGGCTACTACTCTGCAGGGCGGGCTCCCGAGGCCCCTCCCGCCCCAGGAACTGCCACCCCGTCCCTCCTGGGCGGCCTCTGCCTGCACCGGGTCTGAGAGGCCCTGGCGCCGGCGGGCCCTGCTCGCTTGGCAGCTGATGCTGTCGGGAGACGCCTAGCAGAGCCTCACCTCCCCGCTTGTTGGGTGTCCTCCTGCAGCCGACCCCTTTGACCCTCTCCTGCTGCCATCTGGGCCCAACACCCAGCCGTGCTCCCAGCCTGACCTGTTCGGTGAATTTCTTCATTCGGAATCTCCTGCCGCCGCGCCTGCGTCCTTCCCGTCCACCCACAGCGCCCCACCGCCCGCCTGCAGCACCGACTTCCTGCACCTGGGTAAGCCTCCTGCAGTGGGCTCAGCGTCTGCCCTGGGCACTCCGCTGGGTTTCAGGAGGGCAGAAGGAGGTTTCTGGGGACACTGGCACGCAGCCTCGATCCGTGTGGCTGGCCTCGGCATGGGGAGCTCTTAGACGTGTGGACGGTTGTTGCTTTATGAACAGCGGCTCTCTTTGCTGCCGCCCTCTTCAGTTGGTCCGTTCAGTGGTCACGTGACACACCCTCGGGCCCCTGGGGGCAAAGGGAGTGGATCAGTGTGGTTGGAGCGCAGTGTAGCCCCTGGGGGCAGCGGGTGCCCTCCCAGCTTCCCACAGAGGACACCCAGGCAGTGCTGCTGTCTTTGCAGGAGATCTACCAGCAGAGCCTGGCAAGATGACGGCCTCCACCAGCCACCCGGATCtgctgggggggtgggaggcCTGGGCCGAGGCGCCGGCCCCCGCAGCTGCTGCAGAAGGTACGAGCCCAGCCCCGTGGAGGCGGGTTCTCGAGCAGGCCTCTGCCAGGGCCTGgcgcgcgtgcgtgtgtgtgtcatGTGTGACATGCCAGGGATCCCACTGCCGGAGGAGTGTGGGCTGCGAGGGGTCCCCTGTCCTGTGGTTCGTCTGTGCCACGGCTGGGTCTCAGGGCCAggcccttccttccccccttGGGAGCGCCCCGGGAGGGAGTGCCGTGGAAGGCCTGTGCGCCGTGTGCCCCGGGGTACTGCTCTCGGACGTGTTTGCCCGGGGGCAGCCCCCAGCCTGAGGCTCTCCCCAGGGCCCAACGCTGACGTACAGATACTgtcttttcatttgcattttttcagGAGGAATGAGGTCAGCTGTTATTTTGCGTGTTTTTagttacttgtatttttttacaGAGGgagttcagtttttttaaaggtgttacttgtgtgtattttttagtgggaggggcagacagagagggggagagagtctccagcagacCCCCCTGAGCTCAGGGCcgggtgtggggctcaatctcatgaccctgagatcacaacctgagtcgagACCAAGGGTCGCacgcttaaccgcctgagccaccggACACCCTTGGGATTTAGCGGTTTCTAGTTAACTTCTAAGAGCTCTCTATGTAGCAAGAGCCACCGCGTGTAAGGCCTGTGTGAGGTCATCGTGGGCCGTGTGGTGGTGACTCGCACAGATGCTACGGTGTCTTACGTGGAGGCTACTCTGCAGCTCACGCCCTCATGAGGAATGTGCTGAAGCCCGCGTGCACTCCACCCGGGTGTggggacgtgggactccagggtcagggcGACGTGAACCGACAGGCTGGCTGCCGGAAGGAGGCGTCCCAGGCTGGCGTGCGGCTGCGTCTAGGGCTGCCGTGGGCACAGACAGTAGCCGATGCGGCCTCAGGAGCCCCCGGCGCGCCTTCTCATACCCTCTGCGCTTCTCCAGGTCCCTTCTTCTCTGCAGGAGGCCAGCCTGCCGCCCCCAGTGCCCCCGGGAGCTGGACCAAGTCTCAGAGCCTGGACCCGTTTGCTGACCTCGGTGACCTCAGTTCTGGCCTCCAAGGTGATGTGCAGGACCCACCGGGTGGCAGGAGGGTGCAGTCTGTCTGGCCCTGGCCCCCTTGTGGGGGCTTGAGAGCCACGCCAATGCTGGGTGGCGTCAGGCGCATGTGGGCCACCTGGAGAGCGGGGACTTCATGTGGTGGCAGGATGGACGAGatggccccaccccagagcctgtGCCTGCTGCCCTTGGCCTCGACCCTCCTGGGGACATATCCTTGGGGTGCCTCTGGCTCCTGGGGATGCACGTGGGGCATCAAGACCATGAGTATCTGAGCGGGTTCTTGTCCCTTGGCACTCAGCGGGCAGGTGGACGTCCAGGCTAGAGACATCTGCTGGGAAGGCAAATTGCTCGGGGCGGGTGGCAGTGCTCCCCGGGGCTTCATGGCTGCTCCCCGCAGCCCCTCATGGTGCCCAGGAGCCTTCGGGTTGGTGTGGAGATGGACCTTCCTCGGTGTGGGTCTGTAgggccccctctcctcctcccccaacacTGGGGCTAGTTCTGCATCCATCTGGGTGAGCCCCTGGGGCTTGGTCTCTCAGTAGTTTCCATCTTGGTACATTCCTGGCGCTTCAGGCTGCGTCGTCTCTCTGAGGGCGTTCCTGGGAGTTTGGGTTTTCCTGTGGCCTGTGTGTGTCCACTCGCACCAGGGGTAGGCTGCCCAGAGCCTCCTGTTGGCCTCGGGTCCTGCTGGGGGGCACAGGACCTTTCAGGTCCTGAGTGACCCATCCTTGGGATGGAGTCCGGCCCTCGGCTTCACAGGGGCCCCAGACCCTCTGTCACATggccttggggtcctgggaaagCTGACGGgcaggaaggagaaacagactccagtAGCAGACGTCAGAGCCCTCGACAGGTGATGGAGCAGCACGTGAGGTTGGCGCAGCGCTGGAGTTGCTGGATGCGATCACGGCTGGCGGGTCCCCATGGCGGTCCCGGCCCTTCTCCCAGGCACTCTGGGCCTTCGTCGAGACTGCATGGACTGGGAATCAGGAACAGTAGGGTCACCGTTAGTCTTCATGTGCTTCGAATTCAGCACCAAGTGGGTTATTCAGGAGACAGAACGGCGCGCTGAACCAGGTGCACGCGGCCGTCTCGTCAGCATTGGGAGCCCTCCCCTTGGAGTGTCTGAAAAGATGGCAAAACTCAAAGCAAacggaaggaaataatgaagagtCAAAACACATGAAATAGAAAACCGGTGAAACAAAAcgtggttctttgaaaagaaaaactccAAAATCCGTAAAACTGGCAGAGCTCCACCAGGACAGATTGAAAGGGACGATTGCACAAGGACACGGGGACGTCCCTGAAGGCACAGAGGCAGTGGACCCTGAGGTCTGGCACCCGTCGGCCAGCACGGGGCCCGGTGTGGAGCGTCCCCGCCGCCACGAAGGAGAGGAACGCGCACTTGAAGGTCTCCCAAAGAGGGAGGCCCCGGTCCTGGGGGGGCTTCGTTGGAGAATCCTACCAGGTGTGGAAAGAACAGACGCCAGTGCCCACAGCGTCTCCCAGGTGAGTTCAGGAAGCTCGTGTACCCTGGTACCCGACCGGAGTCCGTCAGGGACGTGCGGGCCCGTGCTCTTGTGTGGACGCGCACTCAGCACCACCCGCCAGGAGACCGTCCTCAGACACCACACCCCGCGGGTCTGTTCCAGAACGAGCCTGCTTCCCGGCCAGCGGGCGCAGTCAGCGGCACAGTCAGCAGCCCCGCCAGCCGCGTAGGGAAGGACTGTTGGTGGAAGGCACCGGGACTGGAGTGTGGGGCGCAGGCGCCAACCCGGTGAGGACGGTGCGGGTCTGCAGGTTCAGCGCGGTCCCTGCGGGCAAGACCAGGACAAGCTCATGGTCGTGTTCTCTTGGGAAGAGAACCCCGAGTGGCTGAGACGGTTCTGTGCGGGGAGAGGAGCGTGGGGGCCGCAGCCCCTGCCTGGGGCTCACCCTGTGGCTGCTGAAACCTGCACCTCCTGCTGTCGGAGCCGAATGGCCGCGGATGGGCCGTTGCAGGTGGGAAAGTGACCTCGCCCTGACCCTCCGGCCTCACATGGCCACGGCTCAGCGGCAGTCCTAGACTGAAGCCCACGCAGGGAGACCCGTAGCAGCCCCTGGAGCTGTGGCCACGGCCACCTCGACCACGATCCACCGCGCACAAGACGGGGACACGCTGTGGGGTGGGAAGAACGTTTCCGAGCTCCGCATCCGACAGCGCAGACAGTATGTGAGCACGGGGGTGGGTGAAAAGCCGTCCTCTTGGAACATGGGACAGGGTGCTGGGCACCCAGCGCTGGGGCTACGTGGTGAGGGCtacccggggcggggcggggcctccgtgGAAGCATGGCAGCCCCGAGTGCTGGCGGGAACGTGAAATGGCACGGCCACTCGGCCACTGAGCGGCCAGTTCTAGTGGAAATCCTCGTACAGTGACCGTGTATCTCGGAGAAGCGGCCAGGATCTGTGCCTGCCCAGGACCGGAAGCAGCCCGAGTCCTCCCAGCCTGTGTGGACGCAGCAGTAAAAAGGAGCAGGTCCTGAGAGAAGCCGCAGCCACAAAGCTTACCCACTCTGATCCCGTTTCTAGAACATTCTTGAATGGAGAATGCTGGAGAGGGGGCACCCGAGTGTCCTGACGCGGTGCTTCGGTGAACTTGTGCACGTGACCGTGTGCACACACCACCAGCCTGGTGCTGGCAGGGCTGTGAGCCGGGCCTGGGCCCCGGAGGCGGTCGTGTGGCTCACTGAGCGTCTGCCTCATGATAAACAGTGGAAGAAGCAGCCGGGCATCCTGGGGGTGCGGGGGCCGTGTGCCTGCCCTTGTCCGCATGCGCGCACCTGCCGGCCCCTGCCCCCGGGGCGGCCGCCCGTCCTGGTGTCTGACACGCGTGTGGTCCGGGGCCTGGGCCTTGTCTGCAGCAGCTCCCCAGGACGCGGCAGCTGTCGGGCGTTCTGGCGCTAACCTCTGCGAACTGTCTCCCCAGGCTCACCGGCTGGATTTGCTCCAGGGGCTTTTGGCGCCAAGACGGCCCCCCCTCCCACGGGCGGCAGCTCCTGGCAGCAGACGGGTCGGCCCCCGGCCCAGGGCACCCCGTGGCCCCCCCAGGCCAAGCCGCCCCCCAAGGCCTGTCCGCAGCCAAGGCCTAACTATGCTGCCAACGTGAGCGTGATTGGCGGCCGAGAGGAGAGAGGGGTCCGGGCCCCCAGCTTCGGTGAGTCCTGTCTCCTGGGCACGGTGTGTCCACGGCACCGTCCTGCCCATTTGTCCAGCGAACGGCCCGCCCTGGGCAAGTGTCCAGTGCGGCCCGGTCTGTGTTTGCCTGGCGGGGCTCCCTGGGGTGCACTCGTGTCTGTGGTCGGGGGCTGCGGCCGTGTTTGTCACGGGGATGCCACACGTGGGTAGACCCCCGGAGGTGACGGACGCAGCCGTCCTTGGCTCCCAGGGGCGGTTGGGCTGGAAACAGGTCGGCCGGCTGGGGGCCGTGTGCGCATGGGGCCTGCCTCCGGCCTCCCGTTAGCGAGGTGCGCAGCGTCCTGCAGCCCCTCGCTGTGCGGGCAGGTCTCGCCATGTGCACCGTGGGCGGGGTCCCACCCCGTGTCCGTGGCCAAGCCTACACTCTCCCCCAGGCCAGAAGCCGAGAGTGTCCGAGAGCGACTTTGAGGACCTGCTGTCCCACCAGGGCTTCTCGTCCAAGGCTGACCGGAAGGGGCCAAGGACCATGGCTGAGATGCGGCGGCAGGAGCAGGCGAGGGACGCAGACCCGCTGAAGCTGAAGGTGAGGCTGGGCGGGCGCCggctctggggtgggggctcctGCACACGCGATGGCCAGCAGCCCCCCGTGCGGCACCCAATCCCGGATGCCACGGGGTCTTGGTCCTGCGTGCGGGCTGCGGTCGCCTCCCTCCTTTCTCAGCTGCATATGGGGTGATGGCCGAGTGCCGCAGCCATCTACACTCGCCAGACGTGACCCTGTTGAGGGTGACTGGCCTCCTCTGTCCAGGGGTCGGGGGGTCCTCCCTGCAAGTGGCTGTGGCCTCGTGGGTCATGTGACTGCCCACGTCCTGGGAGTCCTGTGGGGGAGCGGGGGCAGGCTGTCTCAGAACGACccgctgggggatccctgggtggcgcagcggtttggcgcctgcctttggcccagggcgcggtcctggagacccgggatcgaatcccacgtcgggctcccggtgcatggagcctgcttctccctctgcctgtgtctctgcctctctctctctctctgtgtgactatcataaataaataaatttaaaaaaaaaaaaaaaaaaaaaagaacgaccCGCTGGCAGTGAGGGCCACTGTGGTGTGTGGCCTGGCCCAGGGGGGTGCCCGGGCGGGATCAACACAGAAACTGGGCGTCGGGTGCGTGCCTAGGCTGAGTGTCTCGCGGTCAGAGCCTTGCTCTGCGCAGTGGGTGGTGCGTGGAGCCGTCGGCACGATGCCCGCTGCTTGTGGGCAGGGGGCCGAGGCCCGGTCTGCCGTCTGAGCACCCGTGCGTCCCACAGCTCCTGGAGTGGACAGAGGGCAAGGAGAGGAACATCCGCGCGCTGCTGTCGACCCTGCACACCGTGCTGTGGGACGGCGAGAGCCGCTGGGCCCCCGTGGGCATGGCCGACCTGGTGACCCCCGGGCAGGTGAAGAAGCAGTACCGCCGCGCCGTGCTGGTGGTGCACCCGGACAAGGTGAGCACGGGgcgggcggggcagggcggggcggggtctGGGCTGGGGTGCTGCCGGCAGCGAGTCTGAGGCCTCCGCACCCCTGGTCCGGCCCCCAGGCCGCAGGGCAGCCCTACGAGCAGTACGCCAAGATGATCTTCATGGAGCTGAACGACGCGTGGGCCGAGTTTGAGAGCCAGGGCTCCCGGCCGCTCTTCTGAGCCGTCGCGGTCGAGGCTGCGCGTGTGGCTCATGGAGCCGGAAGCTGCTGAGCTCAACCTCGAAGGTCCCGTCCGCGGCCGTCACGGCGTGGGCTGGTGTGGCCACCCCGGATCGCTGTGCTCTGCCCTCGGGTCGGGAACAGACGCCGCTCCCCggcagagaagaaaaagcattCCAAAGCCtctgagtttccttttctttttctggtcccAAAGGAAACGTGTTGATTACGTCCCCCCGTAACTGTCACGGTTTGTGGTTCATGTCAGTCTGTCCAGCGGCCGTCGCCTCGAGAGCGTGTCTGCTCGGCTGCCCTGAGCCCCGTGCGCGACCGCTCCCTGTGTGTGATCAGCCTGCGACCGCCTGTACATAATTAAACTATTTTCTGATGACGCTTGTCTTGGCGCCGTGTGACCCCCTCTGTGCAGTGGTGCCACCGTCGGGCTGCTCTCAGCCCCGACCACGGAAGGCAGCGCGGGAGCCCTGCCTGGAGAGCTGCGGATTCG
The Canis lupus baileyi chromosome 2, mCanLup2.hap1, whole genome shotgun sequence genome window above contains:
- the GAK gene encoding cyclin-G-associated kinase isoform X5, coding for MPSVCCPAWPVVRLTHSPLTRHLQKKLSGHPNIVQFCSAASIGKEESDTGQAEFLLLTELCKGQLVDFLKKIESRGPLSCDTVLKIFYQTCRAVQHMHRQKPPIIHRDLKVENLLLSNQGTIKLCDFGSATTISHYPDYSWSAQRRALVEEEITRNTTPMYRTPEIVDLYSNFPIGEKQDIWALGCILYLLCFRQHPFEDGAKLRIVNGKFSIPPNDTRYSVFHDLIRATLKVNPEERLSITELVNQLQEIAAARNVNPKSPITELLEQNGGYGNAVPSRGPPPPGGSSSGYSGGLALAEYDQPYGGLLDILRGGTERLFTNLKDTSSKVIQSVANYAKGDLDISYITSRIAVMSFPAEGVESAIKNNIEDVRLFLDSKHPGHYAVYNLSPRTYRPSKFHNRVSECGWAARRAPNLRSLYSVCRNMHSWLRQDHKNVCVVHCMDGRAASAVAVCSFLCFCRLFSTAEAAVYMFSMKRCPPGIWPSHKRYIEYMCDMVAEEPITPHSKPILVKAVVMTPVPLFSKQRNGCRPFCEVYVGDERVTTTSQEYDKMRDFRIEDGKAVIPLGITVQGDVLIVIYHARSTLGGRLQAKVASMKMFQVQFHTGFVPRNATTVKFAKYDLDACDIQEKYPDLFQVNVEVEVEPRDRPSREAPPWESTSMRGLNPKILFSSREEQQDILSKFGKPELPRQPGSTAQYDAEAGSLDAEPTESDSPQSSGTDTSHFLHTLDWHEEKDTETSPESHFAKENLSTLAEDAGGSEPSDEEAATPSTESRDAADEDTPGPAARLPERDLIFDGATPATPQEPTRQEDSVDLLGLHAEAGLAPPVQASGAAPSTADLLSRLLGGPDAAPEVPPGDLLGGEAPLLFASPAPSSSAQSPPREGPAADPFDPLLLPSGPNTQPCSQPDLFGEFLHSESPAAAPASFPSTHSAPPPACSTDFLHLGDLPAEPGKMTASTSHPDLLGGWEAWAEAPAPAAAAEGPFFSAGGQPAAPSAPGSWTKSQSLDPFADLGDLSSGLQGSPAGFAPGAFGAKTAPPPTGGSSWQQTGRPPAQGTPWPPQAKPPPKACPQPRPNYAANVSVIGGREERGVRAPSFGQKPRVSESDFEDLLSHQGFSSKADRKGPRTMAEMRRQEQARDADPLKLKLLEWTEGKERNIRALLSTLHTVLWDGESRWAPVGMADLVTPGQVKKQYRRAVLVVHPDKAAGQPYEQYAKMIFMELNDAWAEFESQGSRPLF